From a single Calothrix sp. NIES-2098 genomic region:
- a CDS encoding putative lipoprotein, giving the protein MSSNRDGIRTIIINRRYFLLGTGSAIFSVLFASCSSNKNQSTSTPTNSAVPASQQTSTIKIGVWSVIAEDILKFIQKELATSQGLEIQIVKFSDWVQVNNALKSGEIDANYFQHRLFMEDSAKRLNLNLVMLNQTYLTPIGIYSKKIKSLSEIPNGATIAIQSDASNQDRTLKFLQSQKLVKLKDTSGNLFTVKDIVENSKNLQFKELEGPAIVRGLDDVVVGAFLGSLLIQAKQLDLRPIVQESTKDKRYALGLVTLQGKENDPKIQKLNQLIIDPKVKEFIKNTYQDAVVPVF; this is encoded by the coding sequence ATGAGTAGCAATCGTGACGGAATTCGTACAATTATTATCAATCGTCGCTATTTTCTCCTGGGGACTGGAAGTGCAATTTTCTCCGTTCTCTTTGCTAGTTGTTCCTCAAATAAAAATCAATCGACCAGCACACCAACAAATTCAGCAGTCCCAGCATCACAACAAACTAGCACCATTAAAATTGGGGTTTGGTCTGTAATTGCTGAAGATATTTTGAAGTTTATCCAAAAAGAATTAGCTACCAGTCAGGGTTTAGAAATTCAAATTGTGAAATTTAGTGATTGGGTACAAGTTAATAACGCCTTAAAGAGTGGCGAAATTGATGCCAACTATTTTCAGCATCGTTTATTTATGGAAGATTCTGCTAAAAGACTCAACCTGAATTTAGTGATGCTGAATCAAACTTATTTAACGCCAATTGGAATTTATTCTAAAAAGATTAAATCACTGAGTGAAATTCCTAATGGTGCAACAATTGCCATCCAGAGTGATGCTAGCAATCAGGATCGTACCCTCAAGTTTTTACAATCTCAAAAATTGGTCAAACTGAAAGATACATCGGGTAATCTGTTCACGGTTAAAGACATAGTAGAAAACTCCAAAAATCTGCAATTCAAAGAATTAGAAGGGCCAGCTATTGTCAGAGGATTGGATGATGTCGTTGTGGGCGCATTTTTAGGGAGTCTGCTAATCCAAGCAAAACAGCTTGATTTGCGTCCCATCGTCCAAGAATCAACTAAAGATAAAAGATACGCTCTAGGTTTAGTGACATTACAGGGTAAAGAAAATGACCCCAAAATTCAAAAGCTGAATCAACTGATAATCGACCCCAAAGTCAAGGAATTTATCAAAAATACGTATCAAGATGCAGTAGTACCCGTGTTTTAA
- a CDS encoding putative sulfonate transport system substrate-binding protein: MKFPALKSIANWLNFSKPKKPTQEVSFKTIPAICAFSSVLSLSIVGLTASNIQDIAVAQQKQNLSNVTLRVAKYKGGWDLLLKLAKQDNFPYKVEFKEFTAGNLIVQAINANAIDVGSGSEIPPIFGIQSNAAVKLIASNRGPTIGQTLLVPKNSQARTVADLKGKKVGYIRATTAHYFLIKMLEEVGLSFKDINAVALTIPDGLSAFRRGDLDAWATYGYSIQQAKKDGARELKSGKNILSGNFLIFASPKAIADQNQKAAIGDFLCRLKKAQSWREANNKNLETWSQAYAQAIGVDLQLVLDDAKEGLQQRRSQIRPVSKEAIASQQRVADTFAKTGVIPSKVNVTPLWDGTFTNAINQCK, encoded by the coding sequence ATGAAATTCCCTGCATTGAAATCTATCGCTAATTGGCTGAATTTTTCAAAACCTAAAAAACCAACTCAAGAAGTTTCATTTAAAACTATTCCGGCTATATGCGCTTTTAGCTCAGTTTTGAGCTTGTCTATTGTGGGGTTGACGGCAAGCAATATTCAAGATATTGCTGTAGCTCAACAAAAACAAAATTTATCAAATGTGACTTTGCGCGTTGCTAAATATAAAGGTGGCTGGGATTTACTCTTAAAATTAGCGAAACAAGATAACTTTCCCTATAAAGTTGAGTTTAAAGAATTTACCGCCGGGAATTTGATAGTACAAGCTATCAATGCTAATGCAATTGATGTGGGTTCTGGTAGTGAGATACCACCCATTTTTGGGATTCAATCTAATGCCGCAGTCAAGCTAATTGCTTCTAATAGAGGGCCGACTATAGGTCAAACATTACTTGTACCCAAAAATTCCCAAGCTAGAACTGTTGCCGACCTTAAAGGTAAAAAAGTGGGTTATATACGAGCAACTACAGCCCATTATTTCCTCATCAAGATGTTGGAAGAAGTGGGGCTTTCCTTCAAAGATATTAATGCTGTTGCCTTGACTATTCCTGATGGACTTTCAGCTTTTAGAAGAGGCGATTTAGATGCTTGGGCTACCTACGGTTATTCCATTCAACAAGCAAAGAAAGATGGTGCTAGAGAATTAAAGTCAGGCAAAAATATTCTTAGTGGTAACTTTTTGATTTTCGCATCTCCAAAGGCGATCGCAGATCAAAATCAAAAAGCTGCAATTGGTGACTTTCTTTGTCGGCTCAAAAAAGCTCAAAGTTGGCGAGAAGCCAACAACAAGAATTTAGAAACTTGGTCTCAAGCCTATGCACAAGCAATCGGTGTAGATCTCCAGCTAGTTCTAGATGATGCTAAAGAGGGGTTACAACAACGCCGTTCTCAAATTCGTCCCGTATCCAAGGAAGCGATCGCTTCTCAACAAAGGGTAGCAGATACCTTTGCTAAGACTGGTGTAATTCCATCTAAGGTGAATGTTACGCCTCTGTGGGATGGGACTTTTACTAATGCAATTAATCAGTGCAAATAA
- the msrC gene encoding Free methionine-R-sulfoxide reductase, which produces MAEVLQLPDAEDRETIYIALLPQIKNLIAAEQDLIANLANITAVLHQAFNFFWVGFYRRIDDELVLAPFQGTLACTRIHLSQGVCGASASQKQTIIVPDVDLFPGHIACSSASRSEIVVPLEYAGEVQLVLDIDSDQIDDFSTIDAFYLEQIIELIKQRHFDSFKHKYQE; this is translated from the coding sequence ATGGCTGAAGTATTACAATTACCAGATGCAGAAGACAGAGAAACCATATATATTGCCTTACTACCGCAAATTAAAAATTTAATTGCAGCAGAACAAGACTTAATTGCAAACTTAGCCAATATTACGGCTGTTTTACATCAAGCATTTAACTTTTTCTGGGTAGGATTTTACAGGCGGATTGATGATGAGTTAGTACTTGCCCCATTTCAGGGAACTTTAGCCTGTACTCGCATACATCTTTCTCAGGGTGTTTGTGGTGCAAGTGCTTCTCAAAAGCAAACAATTATTGTCCCTGATGTTGATTTATTTCCTGGGCATATTGCTTGTAGTTCTGCTTCTCGTTCAGAGATTGTAGTACCTCTTGAATACGCCGGAGAAGTGCAACTAGTACTTGATATTGATAGTGACCAAATAGATGATTTTTCTACTATAGATGCTTTTTATCTTGAGCAAATTATAGAATTAATTAAACAACGACATTTTGATAGTTTCAAACATAAGTACCAAGAATAG
- a CDS encoding short-chain dehydrogenase/reductase SDR translates to MAVIPTPFSLENKIALVTGGNRGLGLEIVKGLANAGAFVLVNARNQETLDAVVAAVTALGGKAAPLQLDITDETAVDKAFIEIQDKYGRLDILVNNVGMRDRRQLFEFELNAVRQLVETNLIAPFNLSRKAAKLMIEQKEGRIINITSIAGPLADAGDAVYTTAKGGLEALTRTLAAELGGYGITVNAVAPGCFATETNADLAADPEIADWLKKRTSLGRWGDPKEIAGAVVFLASNAASYVTGQILAVDGGYLSHL, encoded by the coding sequence GTGGCTGTAATTCCAACTCCATTTTCATTAGAAAACAAAATTGCTCTAGTGACTGGCGGAAATCGCGGGCTAGGGCTAGAAATCGTCAAGGGGCTAGCTAATGCTGGGGCGTTTGTGCTGGTGAATGCACGCAATCAAGAAACACTAGATGCAGTAGTGGCTGCGGTTACTGCATTGGGTGGAAAAGCCGCACCCTTGCAGTTAGATATTACTGATGAAACCGCAGTTGACAAAGCATTCATCGAGATTCAAGATAAATACGGGCGCTTAGATATCCTCGTCAATAATGTAGGAATGCGCGATCGCCGTCAGTTATTTGAATTTGAACTCAATGCAGTGCGTCAGCTAGTTGAAACTAATTTGATTGCGCCTTTTAATTTGAGCCGCAAAGCTGCAAAGCTGATGATAGAACAAAAAGAAGGCAGAATTATCAATATTACTTCCATCGCTGGGCCGCTTGCAGATGCAGGTGACGCAGTTTATACAACAGCTAAAGGCGGGCTGGAAGCTCTAACCCGAACCCTAGCGGCTGAATTGGGCGGCTATGGCATTACTGTTAATGCTGTAGCACCAGGTTGTTTTGCTACAGAAACTAACGCAGATTTAGCCGCCGATCCAGAAATCGCTGATTGGCTGAAAAAACGTACTTCCCTTGGACGTTGGGGAGATCCCAAAGAAATCGCTGGTGCTGTGGTTTTTCTAGCTTCTAACGCTGCATCTTATGTGACTGGTCAGATTTTAGCTGTTGATGGTGGATACTTGAGCCATTTGTAA
- a CDS encoding aldo/keto reductase, translated as MTKYVNLGKTGLKVSRITLGTMTYGSRKLREWVLEEEESRPFIKLALDLGINFFDTADVYSLGASEEIVGRALKDFAQRDQVVIATKVHGKVGDGPNDKGLSRKHIFDSIDASLRRLQTDYVDLYQIHRWDYETPIEETLEALHDIVKAGKVRYLGISSVFAWQLAKALYTADIHGFSRFVSIQNHYNLVYREEEREVIPLALDQGLGIIPWSPLARGFLAGNRSKSEYGETLRAKTDEFAHNLYYQDSDFKVVDRVVELAGKRGVKPTQIALAWLLHQPGVTSPIIGASKIEHLKEAAEAVDLELSQDELKFLEEPYTPHPILGHQYPSGNRP; from the coding sequence ATGACAAAATATGTAAATCTTGGCAAAACTGGACTAAAAGTATCGCGTATTACCCTGGGTACGATGACTTATGGCTCTCGGAAATTACGCGAATGGGTATTAGAAGAAGAAGAAAGTCGCCCATTTATCAAACTGGCTTTGGATTTGGGAATTAACTTCTTTGATACCGCCGATGTCTATTCTTTGGGCGCGAGTGAAGAGATTGTTGGGCGCGCCTTGAAAGACTTTGCTCAACGAGATCAAGTTGTAATTGCTACCAAAGTACATGGTAAAGTTGGCGACGGGCCGAATGATAAAGGACTATCTCGCAAACATATTTTTGACAGTATCGATGCTTCTTTGCGGCGACTACAGACAGATTATGTAGACTTGTACCAAATTCACCGTTGGGATTATGAAACACCAATTGAGGAAACTCTAGAAGCGCTGCATGATATTGTCAAAGCTGGTAAAGTCCGTTATTTAGGAATTTCTAGCGTTTTTGCATGGCAATTAGCTAAAGCTCTTTATACAGCAGATATTCATGGCTTTTCTCGTTTTGTCTCAATTCAAAATCACTACAACCTAGTTTATCGGGAAGAAGAACGAGAAGTCATACCCCTCGCCCTCGATCAAGGACTTGGTATTATTCCTTGGAGTCCCTTAGCGCGGGGATTTTTAGCCGGAAATCGCAGTAAATCAGAATATGGCGAAACTCTGCGGGCAAAAACTGACGAATTTGCTCACAATCTCTACTATCAAGATTCTGATTTTAAAGTAGTCGATCGCGTCGTTGAATTAGCTGGAAAACGAGGCGTTAAACCGACACAAATTGCTTTAGCTTGGCTATTACATCAACCAGGTGTGACATCTCCCATCATTGGCGCTAGTAAGATAGAACATCTCAAAGAAGCTGCGGAGGCTGTAGATTTAGAGCTTTCTCAAGACGAACTCAAATTTTTAGAAGAACCTTACACACCCCATCCTATCTTAGGGCATCAATATCCCTCTGGAAATCGTCCGTAG
- a CDS encoding nitrogenase MoFe cofactor biosynthesis protein NifE: MKNTQVVIKETLSETVCKANQKKLHAKKKLTCNKPPQPGSTQGNCPFDGAMVSVGAITDAVHLVHGAVSCTHNPWANHGSLSSGSQLYQTAFTTDFSEGNIVFGGEKKLYKAIVDAAQRYHPAAIFVYATCLSALIGDDIESVCQLAKQQINIPVIYVNAPGFLGSKNLGNRIGNEVLLNAVIGTAEPEFSTPFDINIVGDYNVAGETWNILPLFQKMGIRVLAKITGDARYQEVCYAHRAKLNVVLCSNVAIQMAQTMAERYAIPYIEESFYGAANLNNCLRNIATQLSISLGDNIVAYELQERTEKLIAQENAALDIALAPYLADLKGKRILLSTGGVKSWSLILAAQDLGMEVIAATDGKTTEEEKAKIKQYLGTDGMLLSDTTPPEILKVLNQTKADILITGAGNKYTALKTRIPFLDINHERHHAYAGYAGLVVLARELHEALYSPIWQQITKSAPWDDKISYQL, translated from the coding sequence ATGAAAAATACTCAAGTAGTCATTAAAGAAACACTTAGCGAAACAGTTTGCAAAGCTAACCAGAAAAAACTTCATGCTAAGAAAAAACTCACTTGCAACAAACCACCACAACCAGGTTCAACCCAAGGAAATTGCCCTTTTGATGGTGCAATGGTTTCTGTAGGCGCTATTACTGATGCTGTTCATTTAGTACATGGTGCTGTTTCTTGTACTCACAATCCTTGGGCAAATCATGGTAGCCTTTCATCAGGCTCGCAGTTATACCAAACTGCTTTTACTACCGATTTTAGTGAGGGTAATATCGTTTTTGGTGGAGAAAAGAAACTCTATAAAGCGATTGTAGATGCTGCTCAACGCTATCATCCGGCTGCTATTTTCGTTTATGCTACTTGCTTGTCTGCTTTGATTGGTGATGATATTGAAAGCGTCTGTCAACTAGCTAAACAACAAATTAATATTCCTGTTATCTATGTCAATGCGCCGGGATTTCTTGGGAGTAAAAATTTAGGGAATCGCATCGGTAACGAAGTTTTATTAAATGCTGTCATTGGCACAGCCGAACCTGAATTTAGTACACCATTCGATATTAATATTGTTGGTGACTATAACGTTGCAGGTGAAACTTGGAATATCTTACCCTTATTTCAAAAAATGGGAATTCGGGTTCTCGCCAAAATTACAGGCGATGCGCGTTATCAAGAAGTTTGTTATGCGCATCGTGCAAAATTAAATGTAGTGCTTTGCTCAAATGTAGCCATCCAAATGGCACAAACTATGGCAGAACGCTATGCAATTCCTTATATTGAAGAATCTTTTTATGGTGCGGCTAACTTAAACAATTGCTTGCGGAATATTGCAACACAATTAAGTATCTCTTTGGGAGATAATATTGTTGCTTATGAATTGCAAGAACGTACAGAAAAGTTAATTGCTCAAGAAAATGCTGCTCTCGATATTGCTTTAGCTCCTTACCTTGCTGATTTAAAAGGAAAGCGCATTCTGCTTTCTACAGGTGGTGTCAAAAGTTGGTCGTTGATATTAGCTGCCCAAGACTTAGGAATGGAAGTTATAGCAGCTACAGATGGCAAAACCACAGAAGAGGAGAAAGCTAAAATTAAACAATATCTTGGTACAGATGGAATGCTTTTATCTGATACAACTCCCCCAGAAATATTAAAGGTGTTAAACCAAACCAAAGCCGATATTTTAATTACTGGGGCTGGCAATAAATATACAGCACTCAAAACGCGAATTCCGTTTTTAGATATTAACCATGAACGTCACCATGCTTATGCTGGTTATGCAGGTTTGGTAGTATTAGCACGCGAATTACATGAAGCCTTGTATAGTCCTATATGGCAGCAAATTACCAAATCTGCTCCTTGGGATGACAAAATCAGTTATCAGCTATAG
- a CDS encoding taurine catabolism dioxygenase TauD/TfdA has translation MGYKHIEVKQVAGFIGAEIGGVDLSRSLSDEQVQEIRKALLKWKVLFFRNQNIDHAAQVEFTSRFGEVTFAHPLGEPEPVPGFPQLKPVDRKLYERQYGFRTGGPWHTDVTAAINPPAASVLRAVTVPSFGGDTQWSNLVAAYEGLSAPLRALADTLKAEHRFNGRGYETRNNKFEERIAVNPLVSIHPVVRVHPETGERALFVNPGFVSRIVNVSPDESKYLLELFFKQVTKPAYTARFRWNNGDIAFWDNRATVHLAPQDLDHLDVERLLYRTTITGDVPVGVDGSRSEVVHGEAFSAEVPSVFKQKAESQAAQPVLSSN, from the coding sequence ATGGGCTATAAACATATAGAAGTTAAACAGGTAGCTGGTTTCATCGGTGCAGAAATCGGCGGTGTAGACCTTTCCCGCTCTCTTTCTGACGAGCAAGTCCAAGAAATTCGCAAAGCATTATTAAAGTGGAAAGTCTTATTCTTTCGTAATCAGAACATCGATCATGCTGCCCAGGTCGAGTTCACATCTCGTTTTGGCGAAGTGACTTTCGCCCATCCCTTGGGAGAACCTGAACCAGTTCCCGGATTTCCTCAACTTAAACCTGTAGACCGTAAGCTTTATGAACGCCAGTATGGTTTCCGCACTGGCGGCCCTTGGCACACAGATGTTACAGCAGCTATTAACCCACCAGCCGCATCAGTTTTACGCGCAGTGACTGTTCCTAGTTTTGGTGGTGATACCCAATGGAGTAACCTTGTTGCCGCTTATGAAGGACTCTCCGCACCACTACGCGCTTTAGCAGATACATTAAAAGCAGAACATCGCTTCAATGGCAGGGGATATGAAACCCGCAACAACAAATTTGAAGAGCGCATTGCAGTTAATCCCCTAGTTTCCATTCACCCAGTGGTCAGAGTTCATCCTGAGACTGGTGAACGTGCTTTGTTTGTTAACCCTGGCTTTGTCTCCCGCATTGTGAATGTCTCCCCAGACGAGAGCAAGTATTTGCTAGAGTTGTTCTTTAAGCAAGTCACTAAACCTGCTTACACCGCCCGCTTCCGTTGGAACAACGGTGATATAGCTTTCTGGGACAACCGCGCCACGGTGCATTTAGCTCCGCAAGATTTGGATCATTTGGATGTGGAACGTCTGCTTTATCGCACCACCATCACAGGTGATGTTCCTGTAGGTGTTGATGGTTCTCGTTCCGAAGTGGTTCATGGTGAAGCCTTCAGCGCTGAAGTACCAAGTGTATTCAAGCAAAAAGCTGAGTCTCAGGCAGCACAACCAGTGCTTTCATCAAACTAA
- a CDS encoding transposase, with the protein MKTNLKTNARSHVILFTSDLTLSYEKLIDYYKLRFQLEFNFRDAKQFWGLEDFMNLGQTAVTNAANLSFFMVNLSHYLLAQFRQDNPGSGIVDLKAYCRGFRYVREMLKMLPEQPEPILLAQIFAKLTSLGRIHNVSTAVKPS; encoded by the coding sequence GTGAAAACCAATCTAAAAACTAATGCACGCAGTCACGTAATTTTATTTACTAGTGACCTAACTTTGTCATATGAAAAGCTCATCGACTATTACAAACTACGTTTCCAACTCGAATTTAATTTTCGTGATGCCAAACAATTTTGGGGATTGGAAGATTTTATGAATCTCGGACAAACTGCGGTGACTAACGCTGCTAATCTTTCTTTTTTCATGGTCAATTTGTCCCATTATCTTCTAGCTCAGTTCCGTCAAGATAATCCCGGCTCTGGCATTGTTGATCTTAAAGCTTACTGTCGTGGTTTTCGATATGTTCGTGAAATGTTAAAAATGCTTCCCGAACAGCCTGAGCCTATTTTATTAGCCCAGATTTTTGCCAAACTTACCTCTCTCGGTCGTATTCACAATGTTTCTACAGCCGTTAAACCCTCGTAA
- a CDS encoding transposase, with protein sequence MFSIEEFIIAVFCCVDDGLIEITQIYPIKRRGFAPSLGESEVLTMEVVAEFLSGELERVGINLQTPLRSNMSESRSQSSVRLMQHFRRLIETVIGQLVERFHIEKIREARYVASYQSSQSQDFSSYCLFLA encoded by the coding sequence ATGTTTTCTATTGAAGAGTTTATCATTGCTGTATTTTGCTGTGTTGACGACGGGCTGATTGAAATCACCCAGATCTACCCAATTAAGAGACGAGGTTTTGCTCCCAGTTTAGGAGAGAGTGAAGTTTTAACAATGGAAGTAGTGGCAGAGTTTTTGTCAGGAGAACTTGAAAGAGTGGGTATTAATTTACAAACCCCTCTGCGTTCTAATATGTCTGAATCTCGTAGTCAATCTTCAGTTCGATTAATGCAGCACTTTCGCCGCCTAATTGAAACAGTAATTGGTCAATTAGTTGAGAGATTTCATATAGAGAAGATTCGAGAAGCGAGATATGTGGCATCTTACCAGTCGTCTCAATCGCAAGATTTTAGCTCCTACTGTCTGTTTCTGGCTTAA
- a CDS encoding ABC transporter ATP-binding protein, with translation MASDLSPLWISLKTSLLATFITFFLGIAAAYWMLEYRGKAKSLIEGIFVAPLILPPTVVGFLLLIFFGKNGPVGKLMQPFDFSIVFTWYGAAIAATVVSFPLMYKTALGAFEQIDNNLLRVARTLGATESTIFWRISLPLALPGILAATTLAFARALGEFGATLMLAGNIPGQTQTIPMAIYFAVEAGAMDEAWFWAIAIMVISLSGIIAVNFWQEWREKGRNRNRETRVRKQNTQVHESSVVPTISSTVGLNVDITKTLPSFHLEVAFNTDEQPLGLLGGSGAGKSMILRCIAGIETPTKGRIVLNGKVLFDSEQKINLPSRDRRIGFLVQNYALFPHMTVAQNIAFGLPRGLSHGSIRVQVEEQLLAMQLQGLGDRYPHQLSGGQQQRVALARALASQPEALLLDEPFSALDTHLRSQLEQQMTQTLAHYQGVALFVTHNMEEAYRVCPNLLVLEHGRAVQYGSKYDIFECPTTVSVAQITGCKNFSSALLLRSGQVEAPDWGCNLQIMEGIPHNISHVGIRAHQISFTKEPNQENTFPCWLARTSETPHRMTLFLKLHSAANHPQDYHLQAEVFKEKWVSIKDQPFPWYLRLDPLRLILME, from the coding sequence ATGGCATCGGATTTATCGCCTCTGTGGATATCGCTGAAAACTTCATTACTTGCCACATTTATTACCTTCTTCTTGGGTATTGCTGCTGCCTACTGGATGCTGGAATATCGAGGCAAAGCAAAATCACTGATTGAAGGCATCTTTGTTGCGCCATTGATTTTGCCTCCTACAGTTGTTGGTTTTTTGTTATTGATCTTTTTTGGCAAGAATGGGCCTGTGGGGAAACTCATGCAGCCGTTTGACTTCAGCATTGTTTTTACTTGGTATGGTGCAGCGATCGCAGCGACAGTCGTTTCCTTCCCATTAATGTATAAAACAGCATTAGGGGCTTTTGAGCAAATTGATAATAATCTACTGCGAGTAGCCAGAACTCTGGGAGCAACCGAGTCCACAATTTTTTGGCGCATTAGTTTACCTTTAGCACTGCCGGGAATTTTAGCAGCGACAACTCTGGCGTTTGCTCGTGCTTTGGGTGAATTCGGTGCGACATTAATGCTGGCGGGTAACATACCCGGACAAACGCAAACGATTCCAATGGCAATTTATTTTGCTGTGGAAGCAGGAGCAATGGATGAAGCCTGGTTTTGGGCGATCGCAATTATGGTGATTTCGCTATCGGGAATTATTGCCGTCAACTTCTGGCAGGAGTGGCGAGAGAAAGGGAGAAACAGAAACAGGGAAACAAGAGTACGGAAACAAAACACACAAGTGCATGAATCATCTGTTGTGCCTACAATCTCCTCGACCGTAGGACTAAATGTAGATATCACAAAAACACTGCCGAGTTTTCATCTTGAAGTTGCTTTCAATACCGATGAGCAACCCTTAGGATTGTTGGGAGGTTCTGGTGCTGGTAAAAGCATGATTCTGCGTTGCATTGCTGGGATAGAAACACCAACCAAAGGACGCATTGTTCTCAATGGCAAAGTACTGTTTGATTCCGAACAAAAAATTAATTTACCCAGCCGCGATCGCCGTATCGGTTTTTTAGTGCAGAATTATGCATTGTTCCCACACATGACAGTGGCACAAAATATTGCGTTTGGCTTACCTAGAGGATTATCTCATGGCAGTATCCGGGTACAGGTAGAAGAGCAATTATTAGCAATGCAGTTACAAGGATTAGGCGATCGCTATCCGCACCAACTTTCTGGCGGTCAGCAACAACGCGTAGCATTGGCAAGAGCCTTAGCCTCTCAACCAGAAGCATTACTTTTGGATGAACCTTTCTCTGCACTCGATACCCACCTGCGAAGTCAACTAGAACAGCAAATGACCCAGACTCTAGCTCATTACCAAGGCGTAGCATTGTTTGTCACCCATAACATGGAAGAAGCTTACCGAGTTTGCCCTAATTTGTTGGTTTTAGAACATGGTCGAGCTGTTCAATATGGTTCTAAATACGATATTTTTGAGTGTCCTACAACTGTGAGTGTTGCCCAAATCACGGGTTGTAAGAACTTTTCCTCGGCATTGCTATTGCGATCGGGCCAAGTTGAAGCTCCTGATTGGGGCTGTAACCTCCAAATTATGGAAGGAATTCCTCACAATATATCTCATGTTGGTATTCGTGCCCATCAAATCAGCTTTACCAAGGAACCCAACCAGGAAAATACCTTTCCTTGTTGGTTAGCCAGAACTAGTGAAACACCTCACCGGATGACCTTGTTTTTAAAACTACATTCTGCTGCTAATCATCCTCAAGACTACCATTTGCAAGCAGAAGTTTTCAAAGAAAAATGGGTAAGCATAAAAGACCAGCCTTTTCCTTGGTATTTGCGTCTAGATCCTCTACGCTTAATTTTGATGGAGTAA
- a CDS encoding molybdenum ABC transporter periplasmic molybdate-binding protein: MINKPILTFASWVLISFLLIVGCSQTTTSNPSSTVSPAAQTTTLTVSAAASLKDAMDEIKPVYSKQKPNVSLTYNFGSSGALQQQIEQGAGVDVFISAATKQIDALAQKGLLVDGTRKDLLKNQIVLIAPQNSTVVTDFKDLASPSIKKIALGEPKSVPAGQYAQQVLTSLKILDQVKSKAVYAKDVRQALNYVESGNADAGLVYFSDAKSTPKVKIVGTASEKTHSPIIYPIAVLKSSKNVDAAKDFVQFLSGNEAKTVFEKQGFTVAGS; the protein is encoded by the coding sequence ATGATTAATAAACCCATCCTGACTTTTGCAAGTTGGGTATTAATTTCGTTCCTACTTATTGTCGGCTGTAGTCAAACGACTACATCTAACCCATCCTCAACTGTTAGCCCAGCAGCCCAAACAACAACTTTGACGGTATCAGCAGCTGCTAGCCTCAAAGATGCAATGGATGAAATCAAGCCTGTGTATAGCAAACAAAAGCCAAATGTCAGTTTGACTTACAATTTTGGTTCTTCGGGTGCTTTGCAACAACAAATTGAACAAGGTGCAGGCGTTGACGTTTTTATCTCGGCTGCAACTAAACAGATAGATGCTTTAGCGCAAAAAGGTTTGTTAGTTGATGGCACTCGCAAGGACTTGCTGAAAAATCAAATAGTGTTGATTGCACCCCAAAATTCTACAGTTGTCACTGATTTCAAAGACTTAGCTTCACCAAGCATTAAGAAAATCGCTCTAGGCGAACCCAAAAGTGTACCAGCAGGACAATACGCCCAACAAGTTTTAACTTCATTAAAAATTCTTGACCAAGTTAAAAGCAAGGCAGTTTACGCTAAAGACGTTCGTCAAGCTCTCAATTACGTAGAATCCGGCAATGCTGATGCGGGGCTGGTCTACTTCTCAGATGCCAAAAGTACACCAAAAGTCAAAATTGTCGGTACTGCATCCGAAAAAACCCATTCTCCTATCATCTATCCTATCGCTGTGCTCAAAAGCAGTAAAAATGTCGATGCCGCTAAGGATTTTGTGCAATTTTTATCGGGGAATGAAGCCAAAACTGTATTTGAAAAACAAGGTTTTACAGTAGCTGGTAGTTAA